The DNA sequence TTTACCATGGTATCAAAAGCCTCATCGTCAAGTCCTTTGGTGAGGTTTCTCGGCAGGTCAATCCGGTGTCTGGTCATCATCTCGCGAAATTCTCTGACTCCCTGAGGATATACCTCATCGAGATAGTCAAAGGTAATGCAGCAGCCTATGCCATGATGCGTTCCCAGCACAAAGGAGAGGCCATAGGACAAGGCATGACAGGCCCCGACCTGGGAATAGGCTATTGACATGCCTCCGAAAAGAGAAGCCATCATCAACTTGTCGTCTTTATCCTCACGATCTTCCAGAAAGACCTGCCGACAAAGTTCTATGGATTTCTCTCCGTACGACCTGCTGAACTCATTGAGAAAAGTTCCATGCAGCGATTCGACATCGTGGATATAGCAGTCCATCCCGGTATAAAACCACTGTTCCCTGGGGACATCGGCAATGAGTTCCGGATCAAGCACCATCTGATCAAACAGGGTATAGTCGGAATTGATTCCCAGTTTCTTTTCAGGACCGGTCAGTACGGTTGTTCGCGATACCTCGGCACCGGTTCCGGAGAGAGTCGGGATGCCGACATGATAGACGGCCGGGTTTTGAATGAGATCCCAGCCCTGGTAATCAGCAGCCGAGCCGGGATTGGTGAGCATCAGGGAAACGGCTTTGGCTATGTCCATGGTACTGCCGCCGCCGATGCCGATAACCCCGTCCGGCAGCACCGGAGCATAATCGTTGATGCGCTTCACCAGCTTATCTATATACTCTGTTTTCGGCTCATCGGTGACATTCACGTGCAGGAGAAAATCCTTGTCTCGCAAAGGAATTCTGCCTTCCAGGGTTTTACCCTGAAAAACATCATCAAGGATGAAAACCATATAGGAGTTTGCACTAATCCGTCGCGGTTGAAGTATCTCATCCAATTGGCCAAAACATCCCCTGCCGAACATCACCTTGGGAACTACACTGAAATTTCTATACATTTATTGCACCTTTGATAATCTTGTAAAAAGTTGCCACGAAGCTCTTAGAAGACTCGCAACTCAAATGGCTCCATATGAGTACCTTACAGATTGTTTCTTGTTTTTTTTGCAGGAAAATAATATGTCTAAAGGTTCTTATACTCCTCAAGGGGGTACTGTAAAGAGTCCAGTTGAGCTGGGTCAGTTTAACTGCCCTTCTTTTTCACCACGTTTCATTTTCTGCAATATCTGGATCAGGTCCCTGACATAGGCGCACTCGCACTGGGCACCGCACTTTTCCAGGTTCTCCTGATAGAGACAATGGGTTGGACATTCTTCTGTCAGGGTTTTCCTTTGCGGATAACAGCTGGCGGGATTGAGATCGTAGAACTCTCTGGCATTGACAACCAAGGTGGAGTAGCATCCCTCAACCTTGTGGGTAAAATAGAATAGCCCCAGTTCAAGCTTCTCAAAATTTACCTGATAACCATTCATTTCCAGTGAGATATCATGGATAAATGTTTCTCTGTCGCACCAAACGAAACCGCACATCGGGCATTTTTTAAAAATTTCCTGCTTCAATTTGAACCATAAGTTAAGATTTCTCTGGGTCTGAGCTGAAATTGTTCCCAACCCAGTATATCCATTTCAGCCCTGAACCTAAAAATTTCATTCCTTCCAACTGGTGAGCAGACTCATTAATGTATACAATGTCCCAGGCAAACCAAAAAATATGGTAACCATTCAGAGGTAAGCGCAGACTCCGGCAGCCCATAGGTAAACTATAGTTTTCCAGGCTGCTTGCGCACATCTGGAGTCTACGCTTACCTGGAGGGCTGTTGAACAGTTACAGTTCAGGCTAAACTGCTCGTTTTTTAGATCTTTGCTGAATAGTTACAAAATATATTTAATATGAGGCCCATCCAATGTCAAACCAGATGAACATAATAGACCCTTTACAGACGCCGGTCAATATTCCTCTGGCAGAAAAGGCTCGTCCCGATACACTTGATAAACTCTTCGGTCAGGACAAACTCCTCGGCCGGGGTTCTGTTTTGAGAAGCATGATAGACAATGACGACTTCAACTCTTTCATCCTCTGGGGCCCGCCGGGCACCGGTAAAACAACGATCGCCCGCCTGATCAAGAAAAATACCGCGCTCAACTTCTGCTCTTTCAGTGCGGTCTTGTCAAAAATAGCCAAGGTAAAGGAGATTATGGAAAGAGCGGATTATCTCCTGCGCGCAGAGAACCGGAAGACGTTGGTGTTTGTCGACGAAATTCACAGATTCAACAAATCCCAGCAGGATGCCTTTCTCCCCTACGTTGAGTCAGGTGCCATCGTGCTTTTCGGGGCCACCACCGAGAACCCTTCCTTTGAAGTTATTCCGGCGCTGCTGTCGCGTTGTCATGTTTTCGTCCTCGAGCCGCTCACGGATAAAGAAATTTTACCCATTTTAAAACATGCCGCCACCCTTCTTCCCTATGACATCTCCATCGATCCTGAAGTTTTTACTGCCATTTCCGAGCGCTGCGGTGGGGATGCCAGGCGCGCACTCAATACATTGGAGATGATATGCCGCAGAGCCGACAGAAACATTCCCATATCTCTGGATTTTGCCCTGGAGGCCCTTTCGACCCGATCACTTTTCTACGACAAGGGCGGTGAGGAGCACTACAATCTCATTTCCGCACTGCAGAAATCAATCCGGGGCAGCGACCCCCAGGCGGCACTGTACTGGATGGCACGAATGCTCGAATCCGGCGAGGACCCGCTCTATCTTGTCAGACGGCTGGTCCGCATTGCCAGTGAAGACGTGGGATTGGCCGACCCCAACGCACTCATCCAGGCTATGGCGGTCAAGGAGGCCGTCCATTTCCTGGGAATGCCCGAGGCCAATACGGCAATGACCCAACTGGTGGTATATCTGGCGACAGCACCGAAAAGCAACGCCTGCGAAACCGCCTACTTAGCTGCCCGGCAGGATGCCCTCGAAACCGGTTATCTCAAAGTCCCCCTGCATATCTGCAACGCCCCTACCTCTCTTATGAAGGATATGGGCTACGGCAAAGGCTATAAATACTCTCACGACTGCAAAGACAGTTATGGATATCAGAAATATTTTCCAGATGATATGCAGGAAAAGGTTTACTATAGACCCTCCCGATTCGGTTTTGAAAAAGATATCGCCAAGCGCCTGCAGTGGTGGGAAAATCTCAAAAAAGACCAGTTAAAGAAAGGGAAAGGATAATATTCTTCCTGGTTTGAACCGGAGACTGCAGTAGCCTCGCTTACTGCTGCAGTTTTGGCCGTTCAAGCAAATCAAGCAGATCGCAGGCAATCTTTTTATTAGCGGCGACAATTCCCCGGACGGGATACTCGTTTCCTCCCGACATGTCGGTAACGATCCCTCCGGCTTCCTCGACAAGAAGGACGCCCGCGGCAATATCATATATGTTGAGATCCATCTCCCAGAAACCCTCGAGCTTGCCTGCGGCTACATAGGCAAGATCGATGGCTGCGGAACCACACCGCCGGATATCGCGGATGTGAGGAAGAACTTTGGTCAGATAGTGAATATTGTTCGGTTCCCTGCCTGCCCGAAGGCAGGCGAAGCCGGTGGCCAGAACCGCATTGATCATCTCGGTTGCCGGCGATACGCTCAGCCGGGTGGCACCATTGAGCCAGGCGCCTTCCCCACGCACAGCAGTAAAGAGCTGCCCTAAGGCAGGAGCGTAGACGACACCCGCCTGGGTAATCTTCTTGTGCTGAAAAGCGATGCTCACGGAATAGAAAGGCTGACCGTGAAAATAGGAAGTAGTGCCGTCGATCGGATCAATAATCCAGCGATGATCGCTGCCATGATCGGTGATTCCCGTTTCCTCGCCTATTATATCATGATCTGGAAATTTTTCCTGTATGGCTGCGATGACAAAGTCTTCGACCTTGGCATCGACTACGGTGACAAGATCCCTTAGGCCTTTAAAATCAAGATCGTCCGCGGAAAGCTGTGCCGACTCCTTCAAGCAGATCTCACCGGCATCCCAGGCCAGCTTTTTCATAAATTCAATCATTCCTAACCCCCGGGAAATAGTCAATTTCAGATAAGATAATCCCGTAAAAAGTCATCGGCATTGCCGGGATGAACTCTGCGATAACCCTTACGGGCATAAACGCCGACTTCGAGCTTTTACGAGTCCATCAGATATCATATACCTCACCGAACTTCGGCACAACCACGGAATACCCCTCTTTTCCCAGGAAATCCTGGAAAGAGAGGGCTTGATCTTCCTCACCATGGACAAGGGCAATCTTTTTAATATTGAGGTTTGAGCTTTTCAGAAAACGCAGCATTTCATGGCGGTCCGCATGGGCACTGAAACCGCCGATTTTCTCAACCCGAGCCAGCAAAGGATAATCCTTGCCGTAAAACCGCATCATAGGAGGATCCCCTTTTCGGCCTCCCTCTTCAAAACGCCCGCCTTCCTCCTCGATCCTTCTCCCCAGGGTATTCTGCGCCATATACCCAACTATAAGAATGGTATTTTTGGGATTATGTATTTTGTAGCGCAGATGATGGAGTATTCTTCCAGCCTCACACATTCCCGAAGCGGAGATGACGATGTGCGACCTGGTATCCCTGGTTATGGCAATCGAATCCTCAACCGAGGTTGTGAAGTTGACCTCCTTGAAGTGAAAGGGATTCAAGCCGTTCTGCAGGAAAGTGTGATGCGTTTCCCGGTCATACATCTCGGGATGTTCTCCAAACACCTTGGTGATATTGGTGGCAAGCGGGCTGTCGACCCAGACCGGAACCTTGGGTACGCTGCCTTCATTATATAATTCATGTATATAATAGAGCAATTCCTGTGTTCTGCCGAAGGCAAAAGAGGGAATTATTACAGAGCCGCCTCCGCTAATGGTCCTATTGAGAACATCGCGTAATCGTGGTTTCAGATCGTTTATCGATTCGTGATCCCTGTCGCCGTAGGTGCTCTCCATTACCAGGAGATCTATGTCCCTGTCTTCCTCCTCGAACTCCAAAGTGGGGTTGCGTAAAATCGGTTTATCGAACCTGCCGATATCGCCGGTATAGCAAATTGTCCTGGTGGTGCCTTCACTTTTTACCTTGATGATACTCACGGCCGAACCAAGGATATGACCGGCCTCATAGAGCTTGCAGGTGATTCCTTTGCCGATGGTCACTTCTTCCTTATAAGGCAGTCCCTCAAACATGGAAAGAGCGATGTCTGCATCCTGCATTGAATAGATCGGTTCTATATGCTCGAGACCATATTTACGGATAAAATCCGAAATAGCACTGTCATTAATCCTGTGGGAATTATTTTCTTTGAGCAGCCCTTTAATTTCCCTGGCATCCCTGCCCTGGATCTTTCCATCCCGGCCCTGCATTTCGGCTAAGGCGCGTTTGACAATTTTATAGTTAAGATATTTGGCATCCGATTCCTGTATCTTGGCGGAATCCGGCAGAAGGTAGCGGCAGGTATCGTGTGTTGCCCGCGTACAGAATATTCTTCCCTGGAAGTCCTTGCGAGTCAGCAGCGGCAATCTTCCGGAATGATCAATATGTGCGTGGGACAGAACTATGTTTGTGATAATCGATGGGTCGAAAGGCATCACTTTGTTTTTTTCAGCTGCTTCCTTCCTGCGCCCCTGGAACATTCCGCAATCGAGCAGGATATGATCATTCTGCGTCGTGATCATATGCATGGAACCGGTAACTTCTCTCACTGCGCCTAAAAAAGTAATATGCATGAAATCCACTCCTTCCTCTCAAATAACAGGATCTTCTTCAGGTGACGGTTTTTACATACGGAGGAAAGCGTACGTGGAAACCGAACCCTATTCTCACTTCTTGCGTGTCGCCAGGAACAAACGAACGACCTGTTCCGCTGCTTCTTCGAGAAGGTGTTCTCCATCGGCAATAGCTTTTTCAAGACTCACAGGTTCACGGCACAAAGAGAAAACGGCATCTATGCCCAGATCATAGAGATCCTCTATATTTTTTCCGATTGCCCCGCATATGGCCACACAGGGAACACCAGCCTCACGAGCCGCCGCGGCAACACCCGCCGGAGCTTTGTCAAACTGGGTCTGAAAGTCAATCCTGCCCTCCCCTGTGATCACCAGATCCGCACCTTTGAGCTTTTCCCGCAGGCCAAGTATTTCTATAACCAGTTCTATACCTTTTTTGAGCTCGCCATGAAAAAAGGCATGGACTGCAGCTCCCAGGCCGCCGGCGGCTCCGGCTCCGGGGAGCATCTCAACGTCAAGCCCCAGATCTTTTCTGATTACTTCAGCAAGATTGCTCAGACCCTGATCCAGAATCCGCACCTGCTCCGCATCCGCGCCCTTCTGCGGGGAATAAACATATGATGCCCCATTCGATCCTGTCAGAGGATTTCCAACATCACACAGTGCCTCTATAGCGACATCAAATATTCGGGCATCAACCTGTTCAACATCGATGGTCTGTATATGGATGAGGCTTTCGCCAATCGGTTCGAGCGCATCTCCCCTGCCATCCAGAAATCTATAGCCCAGCGCCGCGGCTGCTCCAATTCCTCCATCGCAGGTGGCGCTGCCACCCAGACCCAGAATTATCCGTTCTGCATGTAAATCAAGGCATTGGCGTATAAGCTGTCCTGTTCCCAAGGTTGTTGTCTTTGCCGGATTTCTCCTGTTTGGGGGGACAAGGGCAAGTCCGCTGGCCTTGGCCATTTCAACAATACCGGTATGGGATTTGCGGATGTATCCGTAAGGAGCAGTGATGGAGTGCCTTAGCGGGCCAGCCACGGCAGCTGTGAGAATTTCACCATCCAAGGATCTGCTCAATATGTCGACCAGCCCGTCTCCTCCATCGGTGACGGGCAGGCATTCAACATCTATAAGCGGAGAGAAGCGGTGTATACCCCGCCGTATTGCCTCCGCGGCTTGATATCCATCAAGGCATCCCTTGAAGCTGTTCGGCGCGGCGATAATTTTCATATACCCCTGCTGTAGGCGGAAATTTATCTTCCCTGTCTGGGAAAGATCACGCTTGTTTCACAATTTATCCGGCAACTATCTGATTAAGGCTTCAGCTATTGCATCACACACATAGTCGATGTTTTTTGAGGTCAACCCCGCAAGATTAATTCTGCCGCCTCCCACCACATAAATCCCCTTTTTCTCTTTAAGCCAGGAAACGGTCGCGTCATCGAGCCCGCTGAAGGAAAACATGCCCCGCTGATTCTTGATATAGGAAAAATCGGTATCGATCCCCCGTTGAGCCAACCCATCCACCAGGGCCTTGCGCATATCGATAATGCGTGTGCGCATAGCAGCAAGTTCGCGCAACCACAGGCTGTGCAGTTCTTTGTCACTAAGAATGGTTGCCACGGTAAGCCCGCCGTGCGCAGGCGGGTTGGAGTAAATAACCCTCACCGTTGCTTTAAGGTGGCTCATGGCTACGGCTGTCTCCTCGGCCGATGGACTGACGATGGTCAGCGCTCCGGTTCTTTCGTTGTAGAGCCCGAAATTCTTGGAAAAGGAGCTGGCTACCAGAAAATCCATGCCGGTCCCGGCCATCAGTTCAACCGCAAAACGATCCTCTTTCAGGCCTTCTCCGAAACCCTGGTAAGCAAAATCGAGAAAAGGTATCCACCTCTTTTCTTCCGCAACAGCGGCGACCTGTCGCCATTGCTCTTCATTGAGGTCGACACCGCTGGGGTTATGACAACAGGCATGAAGAAGCACGATATCACCCTCGGGAACACGCTGCAGGCACTGCAGCAACTCATCAAAATCGAGTCCTTTGGTTTCGCTGTTATAATAAGGATATTTGCGGATTTCAAAATCCAAATCCGAGAATATGCCGATATGGTTGGCCCAGGTGGGAGTGCTGACCCAGACGGCGGCGCCGGGCCGAAACCGCTTCAGCAGCTGGCCGCCGACCCGAAGCGCACCGGTTCCTCCCGGAGCGTGCACGGTTGCCGCCCTGACGGAGCTGATTACTTCACTGGAATCGGCGAAGAGCAGTTTCTGCACACATTCAGCATATACAGGGTCTCCTGAGATGGGCAGGTAGCTTTTGGAAGTCTCCCGCTCCAGCAATAATTTCTCGGCCTTCTTTACACATTCAAGAATAGGAGTGTTACCATCATCATCTTTATACACGCCCACACCCAGATTAACCTTGCGGGGATTGACCTCTTTTTTAAACGCCTCGGTCAAACCGAGAATAGAATCAGCCGGAGCTGCCTCAATGCCTTTCCACATATATTTTCTCCTTCTGGATAAAGATTTCTGTGTTGTAAGTCTCAATCCGGCATACTCCAAAAATAAATCTCGGATTGATCATTGGCTTTTTAGCAAACAATCACGTTATAATATCTTTACAATCAAGACGTCAACAAAATCGGGATCGAATGGTGATGGAAAAGACGTTCCCTTTTTCTGAACTTTCTTCAGTTTTTTGATAAAATGATCATTGTGAATGATAATAGCGTCATAAAGAGCCCGACTTGCCACGTTGCAGTGATTTGTCCGGCCTGCCGCAACATTGCTCCTTGGATATAGATCTTTTTATACAGCCATCTGACATCATGGCAACTTTTTTACAAGATTATCAGTGATTATTTAACTAAAGCTGCTTATCGTACTATAAAGTTGTATGACACTGTGGTATTTAACCTTGGCTTTTTTTGCCGCATTGTGATATGAATGCTCATTCAGAGCAATCCCTTAGATCTTATATTTCTCAGGTAAAAATGAAGTCAATACTAAAAAACTATTAATTAAAAGAGACCGAAAAGATGGACGAAACCTTAATCTTACAGAAACTGGACGATCTCTCCAATGAAGTACGTACTTTAAAGTCAGAAGTACTGGAGGAATTACGACAAGAGCTGAAGCCCGCCAGGCCTTCCGGTACGCTCTTTGAAGAGTGTCTTGCCGAAGTGGAAGATGGTCACACCAAAGAGGATCTCGCCCATCTCATCAGAAGCCTCTTAATGAATGTAGATATGCTCAACTCTCTGCTGAGCACGGTCAAAGGCACCATGGAACTCAAGGAAGAATTTGAGCCGATTGCCAAGCAAGCTTACCCCATGGCCGTTGAGACCATTGCCGAAGTCAGTGAGAATCTCGATATGGCACAGATCAAGCCTCTCATCAGAAACACGCTGAGCAACCTGGAAAATTTCAATACCGCTCTGAACATGATGAAAGCCGGCATGGAACTCAAAGATGAAATTGAGCCGATTGCCAAGCAGGCCTATCCTATGGCCATCGAGACTATTGCCGAAATCAGCGAAAACCTCGACATGGCCCAGGTCAGGCCGCTTATAAGAAACACCCTGAGTAACCTGGAAAATTTTAATTCCGCCCTGACTATGATGAAAGCCGGCATGGAGCTCAAAGAAGATATTGAGCCGTTGGCTAAACTCTCGCTTCCGGTCGTCATCGATTTTTTCACCGGCATCAGCGGGTTGATGCGGGTATCCGGTACTGCGCTGGGAACGGTGAAGGATATGCAGATCACCCCGGAACAGGCGGAAGCCATGGAAAAAGTCATCAAGGACATCGACCTTACCAAAGCCAACAGATTAAATATCATCGGTATGGTCAAAAAATTGAACGATCCGAAGGTTCAAGAGGCTCTCGGTGCCATATTCGCAATGCTTGAAACCTTCGGTTCCCTGCTTCAGGCCTACAAGGATCCTGAAAAGCAACAATAATAAAAGCAATTTTCACTTACTGACTGACTGTATCAAGCTCTTCGAGACCGTGCAGCTAACAAAAACATAAGGATAGGAGGCGTAAACAGATATGAAGAAACTCGTCATTCTCGGTGCCGGTTGCGGTGGTACGATGATGGCCAACAAGATGAGAAAGCATCTTGATCGAAACGAGTGGAACATCACCATTATCGATCGGGATAATAATCATGACTACCAGCCCGGATATCTCTTTGTTCCCTTTGGCATCAACACCCCAAAGGAAATCCGAAAAACCAAGAGAGAATTCATTAAGCCTGGTATCGATTTCGTAATCTCTGAGTTGGTAAACGTCGATTGGGATAAACAGACTATTACAACCGAAACGGCCGGTAAATTCAGCTATGATATTCTCATCATGTCCACCGGCTGCGAAACCCTGCCGGAGGAAGTTGAGGGTCTTGGAGAAACCTGGAACAAAACCGCATTCGGCTATTATACCTATGACGACTGCATACAACTGAAGAAATCACTGGCTCAGTTTGAAGGCGGTAAGCTGGTTGTCAATATAGCTGAAATGCCCATTAAATGTCCGGTTGCACCTCTTGAGTTTGCCTTTCTTGTCGACTGGCATCTTCAACAGCGCGGCATTCGTGAGAAGGTGGACCTTCAGTTCGTCACGCCTCTCACCGGTGCATTTACAAAACCTGTTGCCACTCAGGTGTTAAACCAGGCCTGCGTTGAGAAAAACATCACGATCGTTCCCAACTTCGCTCTCGGCGCTGTTGATGGAGAGCGCAAGGTTATCCAGGCTTTTGACGGTCAGGAAGTTGATTATGATCTGCTGGTCTCCATTCCGCCCAACTTCGGCTCCCAGGTCATGATCGACTCCGGCGTCGCCGATCCCATGGGATATATTCCCGTGGACAAAGGCACCCTGCAGCCCGAAGGGCGCGACAACGTATGGGTCCTGGGAGACGGAACCAACGTCCCCACCTCGAAAGCAGGCGCCGTAGCCCACTTCCAGGCGGATATCCTGGAAGAGAATATCATGGCATATATCGATGGCGAAGCCCAACACGCCCGGTCCGACG is a window from the Desulfopila inferna genome containing:
- the sqr gene encoding type III sulfide quinone reductase, selenoprotein subtype, with the protein product MKKLVILGAGCGGTMMANKMRKHLDRNEWNITIIDRDNNHDYQPGYLFVPFGINTPKEIRKTKREFIKPGIDFVISELVNVDWDKQTITTETAGKFSYDILIMSTGCETLPEEVEGLGETWNKTAFGYYTYDDCIQLKKSLAQFEGGKLVVNIAEMPIKCPVAPLEFAFLVDWHLQQRGIREKVDLQFVTPLTGAFTKPVATQVLNQACVEKNITIVPNFALGAVDGERKVIQAFDGQEVDYDLLVSIPPNFGSQVMIDSGVADPMGYIPVDKGTLQPEGRDNVWVLGDGTNVPTSKAGAVAHFQADILEENIMAYIDGEAQHARSDGHALUFIESGFGKAYVIDFSYDIEPVIGEYPFPAIGPMGLLKDTKFNHISKLLFKWAYYNLLLAGTWLGPPSLQLAGKRMEMIKK
- a CDS encoding MBL fold metallo-hydrolase RNA specificity domain-containing protein encodes the protein MHITFLGAVREVTGSMHMITTQNDHILLDCGMFQGRRKEAAEKNKVMPFDPSIITNIVLSHAHIDHSGRLPLLTRKDFQGRIFCTRATHDTCRYLLPDSAKIQESDAKYLNYKIVKRALAEMQGRDGKIQGRDAREIKGLLKENNSHRINDSAISDFIRKYGLEHIEPIYSMQDADIALSMFEGLPYKEEVTIGKGITCKLYEAGHILGSAVSIIKVKSEGTTRTICYTGDIGRFDKPILRNPTLEFEEEDRDIDLLVMESTYGDRDHESINDLKPRLRDVLNRTISGGGSVIIPSFAFGRTQELLYYIHELYNEGSVPKVPVWVDSPLATNITKVFGEHPEMYDRETHHTFLQNGLNPFHFKEVNFTTSVEDSIAITRDTRSHIVISASGMCEAGRILHHLRYKIHNPKNTILIVGYMAQNTLGRRIEEEGGRFEEGGRKGDPPMMRFYGKDYPLLARVEKIGGFSAHADRHEMLRFLKSSNLNIKKIALVHGEEDQALSFQDFLGKEGYSVVVPKFGEVYDI
- a CDS encoding inositol monophosphatase family protein, whose protein sequence is MIEFMKKLAWDAGEICLKESAQLSADDLDFKGLRDLVTVVDAKVEDFVIAAIQEKFPDHDIIGEETGITDHGSDHRWIIDPIDGTTSYFHGQPFYSVSIAFQHKKITQAGVVYAPALGQLFTAVRGEGAWLNGATRLSVSPATEMINAVLATGFACLRAGREPNNIHYLTKVLPHIRDIRRCGSAAIDLAYVAAGKLEGFWEMDLNIYDIAAGVLLVEEAGGIVTDMSGGNEYPVRGIVAANKKIACDLLDLLERPKLQQ
- a CDS encoding iron-containing alcohol dehydrogenase family protein; protein product: MYRNFSVVPKVMFGRGCFGQLDEILQPRRISANSYMVFILDDVFQGKTLEGRIPLRDKDFLLHVNVTDEPKTEYIDKLVKRINDYAPVLPDGVIGIGGGSTMDIAKAVSLMLTNPGSAADYQGWDLIQNPAVYHVGIPTLSGTGAEVSRTTVLTGPEKKLGINSDYTLFDQMVLDPELIADVPREQWFYTGMDCYIHDVESLHGTFLNEFSRSYGEKSIELCRQVFLEDREDKDDKLMMASLFGGMSIAYSQVGACHALSYGLSFVLGTHHGIGCCITFDYLDEVYPQGVREFREMMTRHRIDLPRNLTKGLDDEAFDTMVKVALGLTPLWENCFGPDWRNTMTHERALELFKKM
- a CDS encoding replication-associated recombination protein A; protein product: MSNQMNIIDPLQTPVNIPLAEKARPDTLDKLFGQDKLLGRGSVLRSMIDNDDFNSFILWGPPGTGKTTIARLIKKNTALNFCSFSAVLSKIAKVKEIMERADYLLRAENRKTLVFVDEIHRFNKSQQDAFLPYVESGAIVLFGATTENPSFEVIPALLSRCHVFVLEPLTDKEILPILKHAATLLPYDISIDPEVFTAISERCGGDARRALNTLEMICRRADRNIPISLDFALEALSTRSLFYDKGGEEHYNLISALQKSIRGSDPQAALYWMARMLESGEDPLYLVRRLVRIASEDVGLADPNALIQAMAVKEAVHFLGMPEANTAMTQLVVYLATAPKSNACETAYLAARQDALETGYLKVPLHICNAPTSLMKDMGYGKGYKYSHDCKDSYGYQKYFPDDMQEKVYYRPSRFGFEKDIAKRLQWWENLKKDQLKKGKG
- a CDS encoding amino acid aminotransferase; the protein is MWKGIEAAPADSILGLTEAFKKEVNPRKVNLGVGVYKDDDGNTPILECVKKAEKLLLERETSKSYLPISGDPVYAECVQKLLFADSSEVISSVRAATVHAPGGTGALRVGGQLLKRFRPGAAVWVSTPTWANHIGIFSDLDFEIRKYPYYNSETKGLDFDELLQCLQRVPEGDIVLLHACCHNPSGVDLNEEQWRQVAAVAEEKRWIPFLDFAYQGFGEGLKEDRFAVELMAGTGMDFLVASSFSKNFGLYNERTGALTIVSPSAEETAVAMSHLKATVRVIYSNPPAHGGLTVATILSDKELHSLWLRELAAMRTRIIDMRKALVDGLAQRGIDTDFSYIKNQRGMFSFSGLDDATVSWLKEKKGIYVVGGGRINLAGLTSKNIDYVCDAIAEALIR
- a CDS encoding DUF1641 domain-containing protein, which encodes MDETLILQKLDDLSNEVRTLKSEVLEELRQELKPARPSGTLFEECLAEVEDGHTKEDLAHLIRSLLMNVDMLNSLLSTVKGTMELKEEFEPIAKQAYPMAVETIAEVSENLDMAQIKPLIRNTLSNLENFNTALNMMKAGMELKDEIEPIAKQAYPMAIETIAEISENLDMAQVRPLIRNTLSNLENFNSALTMMKAGMELKEDIEPLAKLSLPVVIDFFTGISGLMRVSGTALGTVKDMQITPEQAEAMEKVIKDIDLTKANRLNIIGMVKKLNDPKVQEALGAIFAMLETFGSLLQAYKDPEKQQ
- a CDS encoding glycerate kinase family protein, coding for MKIIAAPNSFKGCLDGYQAAEAIRRGIHRFSPLIDVECLPVTDGGDGLVDILSRSLDGEILTAAVAGPLRHSITAPYGYIRKSHTGIVEMAKASGLALVPPNRRNPAKTTTLGTGQLIRQCLDLHAERIILGLGGSATCDGGIGAAAALGYRFLDGRGDALEPIGESLIHIQTIDVEQVDARIFDVAIEALCDVGNPLTGSNGASYVYSPQKGADAEQVRILDQGLSNLAEVIRKDLGLDVEMLPGAGAAGGLGAAVHAFFHGELKKGIELVIEILGLREKLKGADLVITGEGRIDFQTQFDKAPAGVAAAAREAGVPCVAICGAIGKNIEDLYDLGIDAVFSLCREPVSLEKAIADGEHLLEEAAEQVVRLFLATRKK